One Streptomyces sp. NBC_00554 DNA segment encodes these proteins:
- a CDS encoding glycoside hydrolase family 9 protein — translation MNSLRNPRLLVGTAAGLGTLLLAVNLHGLPFGGGTTPASAKVAIRVDQVGYVRGEAKQAYVMGPSAALAGARFQVVDAKNKVVTAGRLGAVTGRWNAKYPSVRTADLSALDTPGTYRIVLTGTAAGRSPAFRIADADELMTPLVRDNVRFLQAQRDGADVLPGALQHGPSHLADQDATVYAEPEYDEEGNELLDELTPTGDQVDVSGGWFDAGDFLKFTATTSYSVAELLLAQRDLPVMEELSDEATHGLDWLDRMWDEDSETLYAQVGIGAGNEDARSDHDVWRLPEADDRLDVSPGDPDYTIKHRPVFRAAGPGEPISPNLAGRVAAVFALAAQRAADTDPEEAQAWLDKAAAVYDLADTGHDPNEPLATAFPGAFYPEDSWQDDMEFGGAELALAARELGDDRESDWADAAAGWARAYLDSDVKGTLNVADVSALAHVDLATVLDDTRTNGIGAEELHEDLRRQLDDGVDRAGHDPFGAGAVYDDFDAVPHTFGLVATARLYAKATGDTDYAAFAGRQRGWALGANPWGTSFMIGAGEVYPHCPEHQLANLAGSHDGKGAILRGAVVNGPNEASKLEELNGFPTMKKCTAAPPTGAWTDFDGKGARYVDDVGAWQTVEPALDFTTTALLAFALTAQADDR, via the coding sequence ATGAACTCATTGCGCAACCCTCGGCTGCTGGTCGGCACCGCCGCGGGACTTGGCACCCTGCTCCTCGCCGTGAACCTGCACGGTCTGCCCTTCGGCGGCGGCACCACGCCTGCCTCGGCCAAGGTGGCCATCCGGGTCGACCAGGTCGGCTATGTGCGCGGCGAAGCGAAGCAGGCCTACGTCATGGGGCCCTCGGCGGCTCTCGCGGGAGCGCGCTTCCAGGTCGTCGACGCCAAGAACAAGGTCGTCACGGCGGGGCGGCTCGGAGCCGTCACCGGCCGCTGGAACGCCAAGTACCCCTCGGTGCGCACCGCCGACCTCTCCGCGCTGGACACCCCCGGCACCTACCGCATCGTCCTGACCGGCACCGCGGCCGGCCGCTCCCCCGCCTTCCGGATCGCCGACGCCGACGAGCTGATGACCCCGCTCGTCCGGGACAACGTCCGCTTCCTGCAGGCCCAGCGCGACGGAGCGGACGTGCTTCCCGGTGCTCTGCAGCACGGGCCTTCTCATCTGGCCGACCAGGACGCGACCGTCTACGCCGAGCCGGAGTACGACGAGGAGGGCAACGAGCTGCTCGACGAGCTGACCCCGACCGGTGACCAGGTCGACGTCTCGGGCGGCTGGTTCGACGCGGGAGACTTCCTCAAGTTCACCGCCACCACCTCCTACTCGGTCGCCGAACTCCTGCTCGCACAACGCGACTTGCCGGTCATGGAGGAGCTCTCCGACGAGGCCACGCACGGGCTGGACTGGCTGGACAGGATGTGGGACGAGGACAGCGAGACCCTCTACGCCCAGGTCGGCATCGGCGCGGGCAACGAAGACGCACGGTCGGATCACGACGTGTGGCGGCTCCCGGAGGCCGACGACCGACTGGACGTATCCCCCGGCGATCCGGACTACACGATCAAGCACCGGCCGGTCTTCCGCGCGGCCGGCCCGGGTGAGCCGATCAGCCCCAACCTGGCGGGCCGGGTGGCCGCGGTCTTCGCCCTCGCCGCCCAGCGCGCGGCCGACACGGACCCGGAGGAGGCCCAGGCCTGGCTGGACAAGGCCGCCGCCGTCTACGACCTGGCCGACACCGGCCACGACCCCAACGAGCCGCTCGCCACCGCGTTCCCGGGCGCCTTCTATCCCGAGGACTCCTGGCAGGACGACATGGAGTTCGGCGGCGCCGAACTGGCCCTGGCCGCACGGGAACTCGGGGACGACCGGGAAAGCGACTGGGCCGACGCCGCGGCCGGCTGGGCCAGGGCCTACCTGGACTCCGACGTCAAGGGCACGCTCAACGTCGCGGACGTCAGCGCCCTGGCCCATGTCGACCTGGCCACCGTCCTGGACGACACGCGGACGAACGGGATCGGGGCCGAGGAACTGCACGAGGACCTGCGCCGCCAACTGGACGACGGTGTCGACCGCGCCGGGCACGACCCGTTCGGAGCCGGCGCCGTCTACGACGACTTCGACGCCGTACCGCACACCTTCGGACTGGTGGCCACCGCCCGCCTCTACGCCAAGGCCACCGGGGACACCGACTACGCGGCCTTCGCCGGGCGGCAGCGAGGTTGGGCTCTGGGCGCCAACCCCTGGGGAACCAGCTTCATGATCGGTGCGGGTGAGGTCTACCCGCACTGCCCGGAACACCAGTTGGCCAACCTGGCAGGCAGCCACGACGGGAAGGGCGCCATCCTGCGGGGCGCTGTGGTCAACGGCCCCAACGAGGCCTCAAAACTAGAGGAGTTGAACGGCTTCCCGACCATGAAGAAGTGCACGGCCGCCCCGCCGACAGGAGCCTGGACCGACTTCGACGGCAAGGGCGCGCGGTACGTCGACGACGTGGGCGCCTGGCAGACCGTGGAACCCGCGCTGGACTTCACCACGACCGCACTGCTGGCCTTCGCGCTGACCGCACAGGCCGACGACCGGTAG
- a CDS encoding GNAT family N-acetyltransferase has product MDPVTLETDRLVLRAFEPGDVDAVYDACQDEDIQFYTPVPVPYRREDAEKSVRVDLPEGWVTDKDYTLGAFRKGSGAIVGSYCLTRVSRGVFELGYWAVKEQRGHGYSVEAAQALCDWGWATLDVHRIEWWAMAGNTGSRAVAEKLGFTLEGTLRNRGIANDGNPHDWWVGGLLRP; this is encoded by the coding sequence ATGGATCCGGTGACTCTTGAGACCGACCGTCTGGTGCTGCGGGCCTTCGAGCCCGGCGACGTGGACGCGGTGTATGACGCCTGCCAGGACGAGGACATCCAGTTCTATACGCCGGTTCCGGTGCCCTACCGGCGGGAGGACGCCGAGAAGAGCGTCCGTGTGGACCTGCCCGAGGGCTGGGTCACGGACAAGGACTACACGCTCGGGGCGTTCCGCAAGGGAAGCGGGGCGATCGTCGGCTCGTACTGCCTCACCAGGGTGAGCCGAGGTGTCTTCGAACTCGGCTACTGGGCAGTCAAGGAGCAGCGCGGCCACGGCTATTCGGTCGAGGCCGCGCAGGCCCTGTGCGACTGGGGGTGGGCCACGCTCGACGTCCACCGCATCGAGTGGTGGGCCATGGCCGGGAACACCGGCTCGCGTGCCGTCGCCGAGAAGCTGGGCTTCACCCTCGAAGGGACGTTGCGCAACCGCGGGATCGCCAACGACGGGAATCCGCACGACTGGTGGGTGGGCGGCCTGCTGAGGCCCTGA
- a CDS encoding DeoR/GlpR family DNA-binding transcription regulator, producing MPPTTSQARRDRIVHLATTTGLASVEELSQLLDVTPSTIRRDLARLTSEGRLARTYGGAMALSAHPEASLRQRTGEAYEEKRAIAQWAARQVEPGETLLLDAGTTVGALAHELRGAKELTIATTGLTALHALADAEGVHVECLGGTLRPLSQGFVGPLTEAALEHMSFDRVFLGADGVTVDRGICEADLRQTRLKELMSRRADRVYVLAHGAKLGRKPFHAWATLQEGWTLVTDTSAPDAQIRAFEARGVRVEIAPPAGT from the coding sequence ATGCCTCCGACCACCTCCCAGGCCCGACGCGACCGCATCGTCCACCTCGCCACGACCACCGGCCTCGCCAGCGTCGAGGAACTCTCGCAACTCCTCGATGTCACCCCCTCAACCATCCGCCGCGACCTCGCCCGTCTCACCTCGGAGGGCCGCCTAGCACGCACCTACGGCGGCGCGATGGCGCTGTCCGCGCACCCCGAGGCGTCGCTGCGGCAGCGCACGGGTGAGGCGTACGAGGAGAAGCGGGCCATCGCGCAGTGGGCGGCGCGGCAGGTCGAGCCGGGCGAAACGCTGCTCCTCGACGCCGGTACGACGGTGGGTGCGCTGGCCCACGAGCTGCGCGGTGCAAAGGAGTTGACGATCGCGACGACGGGCCTGACCGCCCTGCACGCCCTGGCGGATGCGGAGGGCGTGCACGTCGAGTGCCTCGGTGGCACGCTCCGCCCGCTCAGCCAGGGTTTCGTCGGCCCGCTCACGGAGGCCGCGCTCGAGCACATGTCCTTCGACCGGGTCTTCCTCGGCGCCGACGGCGTCACCGTCGACCGAGGCATCTGCGAGGCGGACCTGCGCCAGACCCGCCTCAAGGAACTGATGTCCCGCCGCGCCGACCGCGTCTACGTGCTGGCCCACGGCGCCAAGCTGGGACGCAAGCCGTTCCACGCGTGGGCGACACTCCAGGAAGGATGGACCCTGGTCACGGACACATCGGCGCCCGACGCGCAGATCCGCGCCTTCGAGGCCCGCGGAGTGCGTGTCGAGATCGCCCCGCCGGCGGGGACGTGA
- the pdxA gene encoding 4-hydroxythreonine-4-phosphate dehydrogenase PdxA: MSTPLPLIAVTMGDGAGIGPEVVVAALLDDAVLTRCRPVVIGDAQRLREAARILGLDCEIAAVDHPRDAEFTPGRVNVIDLGLLPADLPWGKLSSVAGDAAYAYIKRAAELAVAGEVHAICTAPLNKEALHAAGHIYPGHTELLAHLTGTEEVSMMLSTEKVKVIHVTTHIGLIDAVNRIEPGLVERTVRRGHDAMVRAGTPNPVIGVCGINPHAGENGLFGYGEEEEKIVPALEKLRAEGVDARGPLPADTAFFLAARGDYDLIVAMYHDQGHGPVKVLGIEAGVNLTVGLPVIRTSVDHGTAFDIAGTGVAEAGSMVEALRQATVMATAPTAPVA; the protein is encoded by the coding sequence ATGAGCACCCCCCTTCCTCTCATCGCCGTCACGATGGGCGACGGTGCCGGCATCGGCCCCGAGGTCGTCGTCGCGGCCCTGCTCGACGACGCCGTCCTGACCCGCTGCCGCCCCGTAGTCATCGGTGACGCGCAGCGGTTGCGCGAGGCCGCCCGGATCCTCGGCCTCGACTGCGAGATCGCCGCCGTCGACCACCCGCGCGACGCCGAGTTCACACCCGGCCGTGTCAACGTGATCGACCTCGGCCTGCTCCCCGCCGATCTGCCCTGGGGCAAGCTGTCGTCGGTCGCTGGCGACGCCGCGTACGCGTACATCAAGCGTGCCGCCGAACTCGCCGTGGCCGGCGAGGTGCACGCCATCTGCACCGCGCCCCTCAACAAGGAGGCCCTGCACGCCGCGGGCCACATCTACCCCGGCCACACCGAACTCCTCGCGCACCTGACCGGGACCGAGGAGGTCTCGATGATGCTCTCCACCGAGAAGGTGAAGGTCATCCACGTCACCACGCACATCGGCCTGATCGACGCCGTCAACCGCATCGAGCCGGGCCTCGTCGAGCGCACCGTGCGCCGCGGCCACGACGCGATGGTCCGCGCCGGCACCCCGAACCCGGTCATCGGCGTCTGCGGCATCAACCCGCACGCGGGAGAGAACGGCCTGTTCGGCTACGGAGAGGAAGAGGAGAAGATCGTCCCGGCTCTGGAGAAGCTGCGTGCCGAGGGCGTCGACGCCCGGGGTCCGCTCCCCGCCGACACCGCCTTTTTCCTCGCCGCACGCGGCGACTACGACCTGATCGTGGCGATGTACCACGACCAGGGCCACGGCCCGGTCAAGGTCCTGGGCATCGAGGCGGGTGTCAACCTCACCGTGGGCCTGCCCGTGATCCGCACCTCCGTCGACCACGGCACCGCGTTCGACATCGCCGGAACGGGCGTGGCCGAGGCCGGTAGCATGGTCGAGGCGCTGCGCCAGGCCACCGTGATGGCCACGGCGCCGACCGCCCCGGTCGCCTGA